The DNA sequence GCTGTGCGAAAACACCGCAGGAAATTCTGGATATTATCAACGAGGGCAGTAAGTAAACAGAAAAGAAAGGAAGGCACTGCGATTATGATACAAAAGACATTTACACTGCACAGCCAGTACGGGTTTCATCTGCGTCCGGCACAAGTAATGGTGGAGACGATGACACCGTTTGCTTCAGATATCCATATTCAGACAGGAAATGATTCCGAAGCGGATGCTAAAAGTCTGCTGGGCCTGATGAGTTTGGGATTGGCAGACAGACAGAGCGTGCAAGTGGAAATCAGCGGAAGCGATGAAGCGGAGGCCATGTCTGCAATGGAGCAGCTGTTCCAG is a window from the Caproicibacterium lactatifermentans genome containing:
- a CDS encoding HPr family phosphocarrier protein; this encodes MIQKTFTLHSQYGFHLRPAQVMVETMTPFASDIHIQTGNDSEADAKSLLGLMSLGLADRQSVQVEISGSDEAEAMSAMEQLFQTNFGE